DNA from Eucalyptus grandis isolate ANBG69807.140 chromosome 5, ASM1654582v1, whole genome shotgun sequence:
CAATTGTGCAGTAATGCAGTTGGCTTTTGCCGATGGCTGATATGAAATGTGACTCTGACTCTATATATATTGGAGACATTTGAAACGTTTGGAATTGTAAGAGCAAAAGGATTTGCATCTCTCTCTTTGCATAGGAGCAAAAAAACTCTGTTTGGGTTCTTTGCCAATGTCTGCATTGTgtgcaaagaaagaacaatttttatcTGGAACTTGTGACTTAAATTGATAGTCACTTTCTTTCCGGTAGATTTCTTGTTCAATCTCACGCAAGATCTGTTGAAGAGTCGAGCACGATGACATAAGAGGATTCATGTAGCTATCCACCGTTTTgatcttttgttctttctttccatacCACTGCAAGTCTAGTTGTGGTTGTTTATACTGGTTTATGCTTTGTGGATAAGGGAATGAGGAATGGATAAAGGTGCATCCCACACAGATTTTTATGTACCTTTGGAACTTTGTATATTGAATGATAGAATACATAGATGGGTTAAAATAAGTTTCAATTTTGGAAATGTGATTATCTGTTCCAAATTCAGccaccatggcatacatcataCACTCTGTCTATCGTCATAGTTTTGTCATTTTGGGTTTTATTATTAGTGGTATGTGAGATTGCTGCTAAAGCCTTAGGCCAAGGTGTGAGAAGGGCCATTCCTCACAAATCCCGCTAGGTCTAGCTCAATGCGCTTGCCTTTGATTAAGTGAAGGACATGAGGGCTAGAAGTTGTATAATTTCTTGCTTTTAAGCATGGTTTGTCATATCACATTTATCTTGTTTTGttaatatgattattttttttcgaaattattttttttttcctcggaTAGGTCTTTAAACTGTTCCGTTTATCGGAGTCAACCCCAAATTCAGccaccatggcatacatcacACACTCTGTCTATCATCGTAGTTTTGTCATTTTGGGTTTAATTATTAGTGGTATGTGAGATTGCTGCTAAAGCCTTAGGCCAAGGTGAGAGAAGGGCCATTCCTCACAAATCCCTTTAGGTCTAGCTCAATTTGCTTGCCTTTGATTAAGCGAAGGACATGAGGGCTAGAAGTTGTCTAATTTCTTGCTTTTAAGCATGGTCGGTCATATCACATTCATCTCGCTTTGttaatatgtttatttttgaaaaaaaaaaaaaaaaaaaaagttgacacTATATATCACTTATTCGCTTTTTTATATATATCAGAAGAACTGTAAGCAGAGTTCGTCGATGTATTTTATCCATTGAATTTCATCAATTATGCAAGCGAAAAAAGTAATCTGTCTTATTAGATTCAGcagtcatttctctctctttactTTCTACTGCACATGTATGTGGGTTGTGGATCAATAGTAACTAATATACTCAAAAGCAAGGGTACAACGTAATTATTGACTAAAATCTGGAAGAAATTTCATTGGTTGTATATCTTAGAAAGTTTTTGTGATGAAGGCAGTTGGATAATTTGTGGATAAATCAACTTTGCATTTTCAAATTCGTTTTAATATTTCCCCCCTTAATCACTTCATTTAACGTTGGAAGTAATTGGAATCCTGTTATTTATGAAATACATCTTGTTTGACATATGTCCATTTGGTCTTTAATGCTGCTCATGGTACTTGTATTCATTTCGGTGATGCTCGTCCCCCAAAAGGGCTCAAACTATTGTAGTATCTATATATTAAATTATGGGTTTGTTTGTTTGAAGACAATAAtgtttttgggaaattattttttgacatTTCGGTATTTTGACGAAGGAAAACTGATTGATTtactaaaaatgttttccattgatTGAAAACAGTAAGCTCAGATTGGGGAAAATAACTTCCCTCTCTGATAAAAAAGAATTCACTTTCCTTAAATTACATAAGAAATAAAAACcgataattttctttaaaaataattttcatggaaaatgtttttctttatcAAGGAGTCtttaattaaacaaatgaatcctatatctttttttttttttttttttttttaacttgtgaAAAGAGTGAGATGGGGCTATTAACGTTGATGTCCTCCCGACTTTATTATAAAGCACTTGTGATAGAATATGCAACCTAAACCATAACAAAAGCTCACTTTATGAGGTAAGTGAGAGTAAGATTGGGATTATCCCATTTCACGATATGGCTGAAGGTTTATGTCGCATCCAAACTAATCACTTGAGAGTAAATCCTATGTCATTGGACTAATCACTACCACGGTTAAATTATGTCTTTATATAAATTACatatttttagtacaatttacacTTATTCTAGATATCCAAATTTTTCCTTCCATCTATGGCTACataaaaaacatatatatatatatatatatatatatatatattttttttcacatttttctaattcacGATTCACAAAACTGAACAAATATTATAATCACGGGATATTCTGAAAAATCGAATAAACGTCATATATTCCACTGTGTATTTTGGTCATGGCTTCCGCCTGCGGCGAGGGTCTCTCAGTACGGGAAGAATCgtcggcagcagcagcagcagcaggaggaGGGCGCCAATGACCGAACCGCATCCGCCATTAAACCCACCTCCGAGCTCAGGCGCACTTGCGGAAACCCTAAGGTGAGTGCCAAGTTCCTGTCGATTCCGGGTTTCTCCTTCGATGGTCCTGTTTCGGCTGTCGTTTCGACCTTCTTGCCCGTGTCGGATCCACTGATGATGCTCGGTTTCCTTCTTGACCCGCCTCGGGTTTTCCTTTTCTGGGTGCGGCGCCCGGTGTCCGGGGAGCACTTGTTGTGATTGTTGCGGCTGATTTAGTTGATGGGTCTGCGGGCGCTGTTGCTTTGAGCGTGTGAATCGTGAGGAATTTCGTTTTTTCGGCTGGGTAGGGCGTCCGGTGTCCGGGGAGCACTTGCCCGTGGATATTGCGGCTGAATTAGTTGATGGGTCTGCGCACGCTATTGATTTGAGCGCGTGAATCGTGAGAAATTTCCGTTTTTCGACTGGGTACGGCGCCCAGTGTCCGGGGAGCACTTGTTGTGAATGTTGCGGCTGATGTTAGTTGATGGGTTTGCGTGCTTTGTTGATTTAAGCGTGTGAATCGTGAGGAATTTCGTTTTTTCGGCTGGGCACGGCGTCCGGTGTCTGGGGAGCACTTGCCCGTGGATATGGTGGCTGAATTAGTTCATGGGTCTGCGCGCCCTGTTGATTTGAGCCTGTGAATCGTGagaaatttcgttttttttttttttctttttcaactggGTGCGGCATCTTGTGTCCGGGGAGCACTTGCCATGGATATTGTGGTTGATATTAGTTGACGGGTCTGCATGCACCGTTAATTTGAGCGTGTGAATCGTGAGGAATTTCGAGAAAAGGGGCGAGGAGTTTGATGGGTTGGTGTTTTTCGAGTTGAAGTTAGGTTCTTTGTGTTTTGAAACGGTTGATTATTGGAGAATTCGTGATGTGTTGGCTCGTTATTGTGTTTCTTGGGGTGAAATAGCGAGTTCCTTTTTTCTGATGCTTCTGCATGTTGCTTTTCCGGTTGTTGTTTTGCAGCTGAGATGAGGCTTTTGCGGAGGATTCCGTCATGTTTGCTGGAAGTGTGTGGGTTTTGAGGAGAGTTGGCTGTGTAGATTTGATCTGAGTGCTTTTCCTGGGTGAGATTAGGAATTTGATAGGGTGCAGTTGGATAATTTGGGTTGCATCTTGTGTAAGTTGAGTTTGTACTGAGTGCAACTTGATCGTATGAAGTGAATAATGTACGGGAGATCGGGTCTGGATCGATTTAAGAAAGCTCAGTCCTTAGAACCATTTTCAGTCTCTGCTAATTCTGCCGCCAGTACCACTAACCATTCCAGCTCAAAGGTGCCTAATCATTCGTCTGTGCAATACTCACAATCTCAAGCCTACAACAAGCCAAACCAGTTTCAGAACCAAAGCCATGTCTCTCAAGGAGTTGTTGCACCGGAGGCTGCACCACTGGTGGGTCAGCCTCAGCAGTTGACTCAGGTAGGTGGAGGTCAGTCAACTTGGCAGCCACCTGATTGGGCAATCGAACCACGGCCAGGCGTACACTATCTCGAGGTTTTGAAGGATGGTGAGGTTCTCGATAGAATTAATTTGGACAAGCGGAGGCAAATCTTTGGGAGGCAGTTTCAGACTTGTGATTTTGTGCTTGACCACCAGTCTGTTTCACGCCAGCATGCTGCAGTTGTTCCTCACAAAAATGGAAGGTATATTTCTTACTCTCTCTGGAGATACAGCCTTGCAGCCGTACGGCGGTTTCTATGTCAGTTAAAACGTGGTTTTATGATGAGAGTATTGTGTTCATACTATGGTAGGACGATTGCTGTGCACTAAGTTATGTGAACATGGTGGTGACAAATGATGGCAATCTTTTGTCACCCTTGCATGCCCTTTTTGTAGCTTCTTTCCTTTTGATGCATAAATCTGACAAGTTCTGATATTTTCACACTGCACAAGAATGCAGGGAATAAGACTTAATgtagtttgattttctttgttgatTGGAAATTAGATCTGTAGTAGGTCCACTCAAGAAAAACTATAATACAAGGGGCTCTTCtgctaaatttttttgaaattttctaccTATGGTTTGCTGTGGGAACTGGTAATGGAAAATTAGCCTTGAGAAATGATGTGAAATGGCTGGGCTTTTGCATTTAGAAAAAGGAGGCTTGGTAATTCCTGTTTCCAACATCTACACAGTTGACATCAACCAATGCTCTTGAAGGAGAGTACAAATACAGTGTGAAGAACTCTGAAAACTGTATGTGGAAGGAAGTGCTTGAAGATTACacttaaaagagaaataaagatcTGAATACAGTGACATGCTTAGTTCATATTGCTTTCAAATGTAGAGCTGGGCTTGGCTCTTTTTATATCAATTCATTCACTTGGAATATTAGCAATTTGAGGTTTACATCTGAGTTTTGACCAGTCTGCCATAGTCATCTTGGTAATCCTATGTGATTTCATCTGACCTGATGGTAAAGCCATGTCATTTTTCGTATCTCTGGGAAGAAACAGAAATTTCAGATGACTGCTCTTGATTTTATCAACTTTGAACCACACGGACTGAAATTCTTATTCTGTTTGACAGTGTATATGTGATTGATCTGGGATCTGCACATGGAACGTTCGTTGCGAATGAGCGGTTGACCAAAGATACCCCTGTTGAGCTTGAAGTCGGGCAGTCTTTGAGGTTTGCTGCATCGACGAGGAGctacattttgagaaagaataatGCAGCTCTCTTCCCCCCAACTCCACTAGCCACAGAGATAAATTTACCACCTCCTCCTGATCCTTCAGATGAAGAAGCTGTCGTGGCTTATAATACTCTTATAAATCGTTATGGTCTTGGTAAGTCGAACAGGGCATCTCAATCCAGTGCATCCAGATTATCATCAGATGGAAAGGGCAGAGATCCATCAGAGAGAGCCGCTAAGAAAGCTAGGAATTTTCGAGTGGCATTTAGGGATCAAGCTGGAGGAGAGCTGGTCGAAGTAGTTGGGATATCTGATGGTGTCGATGTGGAAACTGAACCGGGTCCAATTGGTGTCAAAGAAGGAAGTCTTGTGGGGAAGTATGAATCCCTTGTACAGACAGTTGTAATtccaaaaggaaaggaacagTCATCGACGAAAGAAGATGATGCCCAGAAAGGTGTGACCGACAGACTTAAACAAGCCTTGGACAAGGTTAGGAAGCCTCAGAACGTTGGGATGTATGATGACCTCTACGGCGAATCTTTTTCAGGTAAAGTGGGATCTTCTTGGGCAAACTCTTCCTTGAGTAGTAGTGTCCCTGCTTCCACAGCCAAGGATCACCCGGAAAAGCCTGTCAGTGAATCATCCAATTCGAGCATTGTAGATGACGATAATGACGAGGATTTATTTGGTGACTAATTATTCGAAGCCATCTCGGGGAAATTAATCTGGCGCTTATAGAAATCCCGGACAAGCCGTGCACGGAGGCTGGCATGAGTTCTTGTGCATCGGATGCTTCATCATGGAAAAAAATGCACGTTTGACTTCATGGGggtatttcttttcctttatggGACAGGGATTTTGTTGTACTTTACAGTGATGATTGTGTTACCTAAACCTCCTAGCCCATTGAGATGTTCAGAAGTGTGCGTCAAACTATGTTGCCAAGGGGTAAAATTTTTTCAGGGTTGATGTATAACCTCTTGATATTGGTCATACTTCTAGGACATGTTAAACTGACAGGTACAAGCATTCGTTTCCTTTACCGCCATCTTTGTAGCTGGCATGTTTCATGTTTTCTCATGCATGACTTTTGGGATCAAACGTGGGATACGATAAAGATGATGGGGATACTCGTTGCCCCGccgatttctttctttcttttaatgcTACGGAAAACTTATTAGGGCATGCCAGTTTTCATTGCGAAATAGCAATTCCTGATCTGATCGAAAGGGAGTGCTCGTGTTGCATTGATGAGAGCACGGAAGCAAAGGATGTCTGTCTAGGATGAGCTATGGAGGGTATTGCAAGAGTGAAATTGCTGAAAAAGTGAGCGGACTCGACATTAATTTAGGGAATCTAATATACTAATGGTAACATTCTCAGGAAGGCCCCGCTGGAGGCGATGATTTGGGTCCGAACTTCTCGCGTGACGAGTTATGATAGGAAgtgatattttattttgcatgtttcatCGAACCCCATTGTAGGGGACAAAACTTGTTGATTGGAGGTGGGTGACCATGAGGGTGGAATCATATGCATAATTCAGTGACTAATACACGCGGGACAATCATGAAGGCGCAAATATTGTTGAAGCATCATCTCGATTGTTTTGAAAGGACGTGGCTCTTGTACCTTTTTGGGGTAAGTGGAAGGGACGTGATGACTAATCATTCTATCCCTAATGAACCGCCATTCCTGGTTTGTCTATCTGTAAGAAGAATGCGGACAATGGAGGATTCAATCATCACACGGTCAATTAGGTGCTGAAGGCAGCGacccttttgtttttctgtgAAATAGTTAAACGTTGAAAGGTTTTACCATTTTTTTccgtaatttttaattattgattgAACAGTAATTTCTAATTCTTGATTGAAACGTAATTTTTAATTCTCGTCTATCTAATTCGTGTTACTATCGGCAATTAAATTCACTTCGAGTTGCTATTATCAAAGCAGAATGGCATGATTATATTTGATTGCTAGGATCCTATTAACATACCCCTGGAGATGATAAGGAAACAACATCGTCAAATACAAAAATTACTATAATTGTCCAAATCTCAGCCATAAGAAGGCAAGAACAGAAACTATCCTATGAAATctacatttctctctctctcttcccattcCTCCTccccccctaaaaaaaaaaatctacagtTTCTCATCGTCAAAAGGCAGGAAAATTCTGTAAAATTGATATATGTTTTGGGGTTCCAACAGTAATACTTGCATTTATAATTCATCAAAACTGAGGATTCCCCCCCGCATAAGAAGTGCAATTTGGGCAATAATAAATGGCAACAACCAATCATCACCTGCTCTGTCCTAAAACCAGTTTCCGGAGAGAGGGTCACGTGCAACAACCACCCTGTCAAAATCCCCCTTCACtgcctctccctccctctctctctctctctctccccattccCAACCCTCCATCCCCCATTGGAgctgtttctctctctaggttcataaaaaggaagaaattccCCAAagtttcctcctttttctctcgcTTTTCTCTCCCCCATCTTTTCCTGCCTCAAGAATTGACGTTCGTACTTTGaagggtctctctctctctccccactccCTAAAATAATGCTTTGTCGATTCACTTCAATTATTTATTCAGTCGCCATCACCAGATAGACGTGCTCCCACCCAAAACGAGGgaggcaaaaaaaaagtaagcCAAACCCCATCTCCAGGAAGAGTACCAGTCCCCCGACAATGTCCCCAAATCTTCACCCcccgcctccgccgtcgcccTGTCTCCTCCTGTGGAATTTCTGAAAAGGTGAGACCGAGAATTCCCCTTTTCTTCCCGCTCCCCGTGCTTAAAGATTCCAACTTTACGCCGTCCCGGTTCGGGCGGATTGATTTCGTCGAGAGCCCTAGATTTTTGCGATGGTGGGTCGATTCGTAAATGCCGTTTTGATCGAGATTCGTGGCCCCTCGCCTTGCCCGGTTTCGCATTTCCCGCCTCGCGATTCTGGGCAGGTGTTGGTTTGGCCGTCCGGCGTCTTCCGCGGCGCCCCATCGAACGTTTTCGACGTGTTTAGAAGCTGAATCGATGAATTTCATTTCTGGGTATCGTTTATGTGTAGTGGGTATGTTGCGGCGATGTGAGCTGAATTTGCAATTTGTGTCATTTCCGTGCGTATACCGTGAAGGCGCCTGACATACCGTTATTGCTAATATTGATCGAGGGTTGTGGTGGACCGCTTAGTTGCTAATCTGTCGTGTGAAAAATTATACTCTAGGAGCGTGCTAAGCTAATTCCTGGCGTAAGCTTCGggatttgtttttttgggttgaGCTTTGATGATAGGGTCTTTGTGGGTGCCTATGCCAGAGCATACCGTTATTTATCGATGCATTTCGAGGGTTTAGTGTTTTTGCTTATGTTTTCTGTGCCTGTTTCTGTCTATTTATTACCATGTCACCACATAAACTCTTGAAGGGGTTCTGGCGTTATGCATCTGTTGTCTCTGGAATGCATGGAAGGCATATTTTCATTACAAATGCATGTAATGTGTTGAAATAACAAAGTACAGGTTGTTTTTTAGGGATAAGTAAAGTTTTTTGTCCAGGTAATAGGATATTCTATGCTGAAGTCCTGTTTAACCATCTTTTACATTCATGAGTAGTCTGGGGTGGCTGGACTTGTTGATTCTATCAATGTTGATATCTCTTTTGCAGGTATGGGGTGGTGGTTTGATGACTGTACAAGATCATGGTGCAGTGCGTAGATGGAATCAAGCATTTTTGTGTCGCTATTGCAACTTGTTGTGATGCAGAAAAGCGACCTCGAGGTCTGGAAAATCCAGAAGCTCTGGCAAGGGAGACAGTCTGTATGTCCTTTGACTTCCAAAGCTAATAAATTACAGAATcacttctctttatttttataattccCTTCCTAGCTGGTCTTAATCCTTATTGATTAATGATTCTTTAGCTTTGTTCAGCAATGTCCATAATCTAGAGTGAATCACATAACAGTGCAACTCAGTGCATAGTTTGTGTTACGATGAAGTAGCAAGTGGTTGTTCCCCCTGTAGGTTTTATGTTTCCTTTCAAGTTTTCCTTCGGTACAACGCGATGGTTGCCTCTGGAAGCTCTGTTCGTTGTAATTGCCTCATTCAAGTTGTAAGCGTATGATTTTAGTCTGTATTGTTCATTTGACTTCTTGCGACGTAGGCCACTGATAACGTCATGAGAAGTCCACTGAACCTTATGatttagaggaaggagaagtcgTAACAAGGTTTCTGTAGGTAAACTTGCAGAAGGATCATTGCAGCTATTTTCTCAAAAGCTGATTAATGAGTCAgttctttgattttattttgtattcATTTACTTTTGCTATTGGCAGTGTGCTCTTGGCAAAGTTACCTTCCTGTATCTCTCTTATCCCATTTTTCTGTGTGCCTTTTAGTACTTGGCTGGGTTCTTGTTTGTTCATTTGAAATAAGATGTTCAACATGTTATTAGTGAAAGATTATGAGAGGAGTGTCCTGAATGTTCTGAAATTGAAGATGCATGTATGACTCATTTATCATCCATGATTTATAGATCTACTTTTATATATGCTGCAATTTGTAGAGGAGTATGCTAATCCCTCCTTTGAATCAATGTAATTACAGCTTAAATAAGATTGAGCCACATCCTAGAAATTTGTCTCTTattgtactctctctctctctctctctctctctctctctctctctctctctctctatatatatatatatatatatatatatatctgtgcGCGCGTCTTTCACCTAGAAGATAAAACACTGATGGATCAAATGGTTACTCTCTTGTTTCAAATGCTTGCCTTGTTCCCAAATCAACTGCTTAATATAAAATCTTACTGTTGATCCTGGAaatgatttcttcttgcattCTCAATTGCAGTTAGCGTGAGTGAAATAGAAGCATTATATGAACTTTTCAAGAAGATCAGCAGTGCTGTAGTTGATGATGGGCTGATCAACAAGGTAATGATGCATCTATTTCTGATCTGTTCCAGAAAGACTCCAATTATGTCCAGGTCTTTGTTGCTTTAACCTTATAATGGGAGACTTTAAGGGGGAAGTgcatatttattccaaattatatGAACATTTTAATGTGAGCTTCTTTGCTTGCAATTTGATGCTCTCTAGtttctgcttttgttttgttctgcAGGAGGAATTTCAATTAGCACTCTTTAAGACAAATAAAAAGGAGAGCCTGTTTGCAGATAGGGTAATTTAATTTACTTAAGCttcttttgatttaatttccaGCTTGCCTTggttttcctcctccttcatcaCAAGGGAATCATGTTTGAACATTCTCGGACGTATATTTTAAACTGCTATATAGGAAAAACATCTTGCACAATAAGGCAGATGCAAATGTATGGCCTATGTGTAGTTCAAGGCTTAAGGTGGGACTAGATGGCATAGCTCTTCTTCCTTTGTCAGCTTTATCCTTATCATTGTCATTTGCGCGGTGCATTCAGCGTTGCATTACAGTATCTTCTCCATCTTGCTGAAGAGTACCATCTGTCTCTCATTTCTGCATTCCTTTGAGACTCCCTTGTAGTTGGGTTAATTTGAAAAA
Protein-coding regions in this window:
- the LOC104445568 gene encoding protein phosphatase 1 regulatory inhibitor subunit PPP1R8 homolog; this encodes MYGRSGLDRFKKAQSLEPFSVSANSAASTTNHSSSKVPNHSSVQYSQSQAYNKPNQFQNQSHVSQGVVAPEAAPLVGQPQQLTQVGGGQSTWQPPDWAIEPRPGVHYLEVLKDGEVLDRINLDKRRQIFGRQFQTCDFVLDHQSVSRQHAAVVPHKNGSVYVIDLGSAHGTFVANERLTKDTPVELEVGQSLRFAASTRSYILRKNNAALFPPTPLATEINLPPPPDPSDEEAVVAYNTLINRYGLGKSNRASQSSASRLSSDGKGRDPSERAAKKARNFRVAFRDQAGGELVEVVGISDGVDVETEPGPIGVKEGSLVGKYESLVQTVVIPKGKEQSSTKEDDAQKGVTDRLKQALDKVRKPQNVGMYDDLYGESFSGKVGSSWANSSLSSSVPASTAKDHPEKPVSESSNSSIVDDDNDEDLFGD